A stretch of Pempheris klunzingeri isolate RE-2024b chromosome 19, fPemKlu1.hap1, whole genome shotgun sequence DNA encodes these proteins:
- the pcsk5a gene encoding proprotein convertase subtilisin/kexin type 5 produces MLHLYVLWMGTLLQFCHATIYTNDWAIRIRADRESVNRIAEKYGFTNMGQIGDLKTYYTFRHHDTAQRSTVSNKEVAVSVAKEPKVEWLQQQVVHRRAKRNSKASHIFSCSDESKGCQSRMNIAGAWRRGYTGKGVVVSVLDDGIEREHPDLKPNYDPLASYDVNGQDPDPSPNYSNNAANYHGTQCAGMVAAAANNSQCTVGVSFQARIGGVRMLDGDVTDIVEAQSLSFRPQYIDIYLASWGPEDDGATLEGPGPLTRVALQNGIKTGRHGRGSVFVWASGNGGRRGDHCSCDGYCNSIYTISISSSTRSGSQPDYLEQCSSTFATAYTGGDTEEMVTLGPQQSCSWAKSETSLSSSMAAGVIALTLDANSLLTWRDVQHIIVRTSKAHHLNAPDWHVNGAGYKVSHWYGFGLLDAESMVKEAERWKQVPAQHECVEEAPIRLSRTIHPGSVLTSVCESTGCSSKPLQHVVYVEHVIVRVTITHSRRGDLSITLKSPSGTVSQLLANRPLDDSTEGFQNWEFMTAHCWGEQAAGEWTLKIQDTPSQKRNNTQLGTLKEWSLVIYGTAEQPYPMHRERARSAEMPMDSDLTEEYSGPCDPECSNDGCEGPSPQQCVTCLHFFLKFKNNTRMCVSECPRGFWGDRRRCKRCYSSCESCTGSRSVQCTSCQPGHHLTEGTGTCTAICGDSYYLDHDANMCRKCSESCLKCTSSSICTECEPDTSLQGNRCQRNCATGFYHDKQEGVCKPCHKACATCAGAGVKACNHCAEGYLMEEWRCVSSCSAGFYATEPNPEIADGHRICRRCDASCLTCVGPSGGNCSSCSSGHSLQDGVCVVNTECTDGEYQDSNGKCHACDATCLKCTGPQREDCISCVSSRALDEGCCVVECAKGKYQSGGQCHLCDHTCATCVDGGAANCTSCDTDKFGIERYLYKGQCLDTCPEAFYHTKERSCEPCSGHCMLCTSPTHCLKCNSSYYVSNGACTKLECGEGEVEDPDYDDCMACEEGCRKCVLYNPRLCLSCTEGFYNFQDGCYRNCPAKTYSVEEEMICVPCDDNCVSCDKHECYWCETDLFLSEGSCVSVCPDGFYGDEDTNDCEECDPDCLTCGGPEDYGCLSCEEGKTLKDGECVSDHEVCPIRTFRSDEGECEDCHPSCETCSGEEKNQCTKCPKGRFLTTQQTCVSKCPGGFFASWLSGVCEACPPGCLQCVDAQHCTRCQSTRKAQLYLQDGQCVQQCDRGYPAGQVCRICAAGCASCGRNATHCLSCQEPLVLHKHQCVEECPPAHTVRDGECQHCPSACQECNPLGLCTDCEEYHFLHEGLCVPDCPERFFEDKEQRECLQCHPDCALCDGPNNNDCDDCMDPETTLHNGACLAECPSHTYRDAITGECKDCDTSCLTCYGPHIGSCTSCREGQTLDVHGHCVPSANKCSPHQYADQDDECHPCHKYCHRCSGPGKTHCLSCNQKHLLLNGTCVDGCPAGYYEDELGQKCEPCHPSCQSCVGKHSHECLTCKSHLFREGKECVETCQHSHYGNTDSRTCEKCDPSCAECFGGGEDNCLSCDLGLIYLRKEGRCLPSCPQGYYHDSVHRTCEPCHASCRACSGKDSQSCDSCYPGYLLSQGTCESECGMGQYPEIKGSGHVCEDCHSSCLECRGPGPANCTVCPTQAILEAGGRCLLCCRHEEEEEEEEEASTQQQDCCNCTETRGECVLSTNLAFRNEEEEEDRGNLAVFIIACILLVLGLVAVVFLIRHSRSKRAPPDITPRGYEKLGSGGGYGGGSRLGGYSSASSASYSGRASSSGGRFQEAQLVDISKHRSGSKDDDDDDDEDEDIVYMGQDGTVYRKFRYGQLGDDNEDELEYDDESYTFR; encoded by the exons ATGTTGCATTTATACGTGCTGTGGATGGGAACTCTTCTTCAGTTTTGTCATGCAACCATTTACACCAACGACTGGGCGATAAGAATAAGAGCTGACCGTGAGTCTGTCAACAGGATAGCAGAGAAATATGGATTCACCAATATGGGTCAG ATTGGAGACTTGAAGACTTATTACACTTTTCGACACCATGACACAGCTCAGCGGTCCACTGTGTCCAACAAAGAGGTGGCTGTCAGTGTTGCCAAGGAGCCCAAG GTGGAATGGCTCCAGCAGCAGGTGGTCCACAGAAGAGCAAAAAGGAACTCTAAAGCCAGTCACATCTTCTCC TGCAGTGATGAGTCCAAAGGCTGCCAGTCTCGTATGAACATTGCTGGCGCCTGGAGGAGAGGGTATACTGGGAAGGGTGTGGTGGTGTCTGTCCTAGATGATGGCATTGAGAGAGAGCATCCGGATCTGAAGCCAAATTAT GATCCTCTCGCCAGTTATGATGTGAATGGACAGGACCCAGATCCTTCTCCAAATTATTCCAACAACGCCGCTAACTA CCATGGGACTCAGTGTGCAGGGATGGTTGCCGCGGCTGCAAATAACTCTCAGTGCACGGTTGGAGTGTCTTTCCAGGCACGGATAGGCG GCGTCCGCATGCTGGATGGAGATGTGACGGACATAGTGGAGGCCCAGTCACTGAGCTTCAGACCACAGTATATTGATATCTATCTAGCTAGCTGGGGGCCAGAAGATGACGGGGCCACTTTGGAGGGACCTGGGCCTCTGACTCGTGTTGCTTTACAGAATGGCATCaaaaca GGCCGGCATGGGAGGggctctgtttttgtctgggCGTCCGGCAACGGAGGGCGACGAGGTGACCACTGTTCGTGTGATGGCTACTGCAACAGTATTTACACTATCtctatcagcagcagcactcgcAGTGGAAGCCAGCCAGATTACCTGGAGCAGTGCTCCTCCACATTTGCGACAGCTTACACTGGTGGGGACACAGAGGAAATG GTAACGTTGGGTccacagcagagctgcagctgggCGAAATCAGAGACCTcgctgtcctcctccatggctGCAGGTGTCATTGCTCTCACGTTGGATGCCAA CTCCTTGCTAACCTGGAGAGATGTGCAGCACATTATTGTCCGAACATCAAAAGCTCATCATCTTAATGCTCCTGATTGGCATGTTAATGGAGCCGGATACAAAG tgagccACTGGTATGGCTTTGGCCTGCTGGATGCTGAGAGCATGGTGAAGGAGGCTGAGCGTTGGAAACAAGTCCCCGCGCAGCatgagtgtgtggaggaggCTCCCATCAGGCTGAGCAG AACTATTCATCCAGGCTCGGTGCTgacgtctgtgtgtgagagcacagGCTGCTCTAGCAAGCCCCTGCAGCACGTTGTTTATGTGGAGCATGTCATCGTCCGTGTTACCATCACTCACAGTCGTCGTGGCGACCTCTCCATTACACTCAAATCACCTTCAGGCACCGTGTCGCAGCTGCTAGCTAACAG GCCTCTTGACGATTCCACAGAGGGATTTCAGAATTGGGAATTCATGACAGCTCACTGCTGGGGGGAGCAGGCAGCAGGGGAATGGACTTTGAAAATCCAGGATACTCCTTCTCAGAAGAGAAACAACACTCAACTGG GGACGCTAAAGGAGTGGTCCCTGGTGATTTATGGCACCGCAGAGCAGCCTTATCCCATGCATCGTGAGCGAGCCCGATCGGCTGAGATGCCGATGGATAGTGACCTCACCGAAGAATACAGTG GACCCTGCGACCCAGAATGCAGTAACGATGGTTGTGAGGGCCCCAGCCCACAGCAGTGTGTCACGTGTTTACACTTTTTTCTAAAGTTCAAGAACAACACAAG gatgtgtgtatcagagtgtcCCAGGGGATTCTGGGGCGACCGCCGGCGTTGTAAGAGGTGCTACTCCTCCTGTGAGAGCTGCACAGGGAGTCGCAGTGTCCAGTGCACTTCCTGTCAACCTGGTCATCACCTCACTGAGGGGACCGGCACCTGCACAGCCATCTGTGGGGATAGCTACTACCTCGACCACG ATGCAAACATGTGCAGAAAGTGCAGTGAAAGCTGCTTGAAGTGCACCTCCTCCAGCATCTGCACAGAATGCGAACCAGACACAAG TCTGCAGGGGAATCGGTGCCAGCGTAACTGCGCGACGGGCTTCTACCACGACAAACAGGAAGGCGTATGCAAGCCCTGTCACAAGGCCTGTGCAACCTGTGCAG GCGCAGGTGTTAAGGCATGCAACCATTGTGCAGAAGGCTACTTGATGGAGGAGTGGAGGTGTGTGTCTTCCTGCAGTGCTGGTTTCTACGCCACAGAGCCAAACCCAGAGATAGCTGATGGGCACAGGATATGTAGGAG GTGTGACGCCAGCTGTCTCACCTGTGTGGGGCCGAGCGGGGggaactgcagcagctgttccAGCGGTCACAGCCTGCAGGACGGAGTGTGTGTTGTTAACACTGAGTGCACAGACG GAGAGTACCAGGACAGTAACGGAAAGTGCCACGCGTGTGATGCAACGTGTCTGAAGTGCACAGGGCCGCAAAGAGAAGACTGCATCAGCTGTGTTTCTTCACG GGCTCTAGATGAAGGCTGCTGCGTGGTTGAATGCGCCAAGGGCAAGTACCAGTCAGGTGGCCAGTGTCACCTGTGTGACCACACCTGTGCCACCTGTGTGGATGGAGGGGCAGCCAACTGTACCAGCTGTGACACTG ATAAGTTTGGAATAGAGCGTTACCTGTATAAAGGCCAGTGTCTGGACACCTGTCCTGAAGCCTTCTACCACACCAAGGAGAGGAGCTGTGAGCCCTGCTCCGGCCACTGCATGCTCTGCACAAGTCCTACCCACTGCCTCAAATGTAACTCCTCCTACTACGTCTCCAACGGAGCGTGTACGAAGCTGGAGTGTGGAGAAG GAGAGGTGGAGGATCCAGATTATGATGACTGCATGGCCTGTGAGGAGGGCTGCAGGAAATGTGTCCTGT ATAACCCCAGGCTTTGCCTGTCCTGCACTGAGGGCTTTTACAA TTTTCAGGATGGCTGCTACAGAAACTGCCCGGCTAAGACGTACAGCGTGGAAGAGGAGATGATCTGCGTTCCATGCGATGACAACTGTGTGAGCTGTGATAAACACGAGTGCTACTGGTGTGAGACGGACCTCTTCTTATCAG AGGGgagttgtgtttcagtgtgccCTGATGGTTTCTATGGCGATGAAGACACCAATGACTGCGAGGAGTGCGACCCAGACTGTCTGACATGTGGCGGCCCGGAGGACTATGGCTGTCTGTCATGTGAGGAGGGGAAGACGCTCAAAgatggagagtgtgtgtctgaccatGAGGTCTGTCCCATTAGGACCTTTCGCAGTG ATGAGGGAGAGTGTGAGGACTGCCACCCATCCTGTGAGACCTGCTCTGGAGAAGAGAAGAATCAGTgcacaaaatgtccaaaag ggcGGTTTCTGaccacacagcaaacatgtGTGTCAAAGTGTCCAGGGGGTTTCTTTGCCAGTTGGCTGAGCGGTGTGTGTGAGGCCTGCCCTCCGGGCTGTTTGCAGTGTGTGGACGCTCAGCACTGCACACGCTGTCAGAGCACTCGTAAAGCTCAGCTATACCTGCAGgatggacaatgtgtccaacagTGTGACAG GGGTTACCCTGCAGGCCAGGTGTGCCGTATCTGCGCAGCAGGGTGCGCGTCCTGTGGAAGGAACGCCACCcactgcctcagctgccaagaaCCTCTCGTCCTACACAAGCACCAGTGTGTGGAAGAGTGTCCACCAGCGCACACCGTCCGGGACGGGGAGTGCCAGCACTGCCCCTCAGCCTGTCAGGAGTGCAACCCACTCGGGCTGTGCACAG ACTGTGAGGAGTATCACTTTCTCCACGAGGGCCTGTGCGTGCCAGACTGCCCGGAGAGGTTCTTTGAAGACAAAGAGCAAAGGGAGTGTTTGCAATGCCACCCTGACTGCGCTTTGTGTGACGGCCCGAATAACAACGACTGTGATGACTGTATGGACCCCGAGACCACTCTGCACAATGGGGCGTGTCTGGCAGAGTGCCCCTCCCATACCTACAGAGACGCCATAACAGGGGAATGTAAAg ACTGTGACACATCCTGCCTTACCTGCTATGGGCCCCACATTGGCTCCTGCACCAGCTGCAGAGAGGGTCAAACGCTAGATGTGCACGGCCATTGTGTGCCATCAGCCAACAAGTGCTCGCCTCACCAGTATGCAGACCAAGACGACGAATGCCATCCGTGTCACAAATACTGCCACAGGTGTTCGGGTCCCGGCAAAACTCACTGCCTGAGCTGCAACCAAAAACATCTCCTGCTCA ATGGCACCTGCGTGGATGGGTGCCCCGCGGGCTACTATGAGGACGAGTTGGGGCAGAAATGTGAACCTTGCCATCCTTCCTGTCAGTCCTGCGTTGGAAAGCACAGCCACGAGTGCCTCACCTGTAAAAGCCACCTATTTCGAGAGGGCAAAGAGTGTGTGGAGACCTGCCAGCACAG TCACTATGGAAACACGGACTCAAGGACGTGTGAGAAGTGTGACCCGAGTTGCGCTGAGTGTTTTGGGGGCGGGGAGGATAACTGCCTGAGCTGCGATCTGGGTCTCATCTACTTGCGGAAAGAAGGCCGCTGCCTCCCCTCGTGCCCTCAGGGATACTACCACGACAGTGTGCACAGGACGTGCGAGCCCTGCCACGCCAGCTGCAGAGCGTGCTCAG GAAAAGATTCCCAGTCCTGTGACTCGTGCTACCCTGGATACCTGCTCTCACAAGGCACGTGTGAGTCCGAGTGCGGCATGGGCCAGTATCCTGAAATAAAG GGTTCAGGCCACGTTTGTGAAGACTGCCACAGCTCCTGTCTGGAGTGTCGGGGGCCTGGTCCAGCCAACTGCACAGTGTGTCCCACTCAGGCCATCTTAGAAGCTGGGGGGCGCTGTCTGCTTTGTTGCCgccatgaggaggaggaggaggaggaggaggaggcctcaacacagcagcaggactgttGTAACTGCACTGAGACTCGAG GAGAGTGTGTCCTCAGTACCAACTTGGCATTCAGgaacgaggaagaggaggaggacaggggcAACCTGGCAGTTTTCATCATCGCCTGCATCCTGCTGGTTCTGGGACTGGTGGCTGTTGTGTTCCTCATCAGACACTCCCGCTCCAAGAGGGCGCCCCCGGACATCACCCCCCGGGGCTACGAGAAGCTGGGCTCTGGCGGGGGATACGGAGGTGGCAGCAGACTCGGAGGCTAcagctctgcttcctctgcGTCTTACAGCGGCCGCGCCAGCTCCTCCGGCGGCCGGTTCCAGGAGGCCCAGTTGGTTGACATCAGCAAACACCGGTCAGGGAGcaaggatgatgatgatgatgatgatgaggatgaggacatCGTTTACATGGGCCAGGACGGCACAGTGTACAGGAAGTTCCGGTACGGACAGCTGGGGGATGACAATGAGGACGAGTTGGAGTACGATGATGAGAGCTACACGTTCCGGTGA